The Balaenoptera ricei isolate mBalRic1 chromosome X, mBalRic1.hap2, whole genome shotgun sequence region CCCCTTCAAAGCCTTCTCTGTCAGCCCTAAGCAGAACTGACTTCTCCCTCTTCTGGGTTCCCTGCCCTACCTCTGCCAttgcctccttcctttcctcccgcCCTTTCATGTATGAGTTTGTAAGTGTTGTTTTTCTCCCTCTACTAGACTGTATGTAGCTCCTTCAATTCAGgaggtgtttgtttttattaacctTTACATCCTAAGAACTTATCAGCTTGGTCTCCAGTCAATAAATACGTGTTGGAAGAATGAATTTCCAGGGTAAGACATTTCTAACACTCGATCTCTTTCCccatagagtttaaaataattttagttacATAAGCACCCTATATACTATACTATGTCAAATTGTGGATGGTGAACAGCGTAAGAACAATTACGTAGAGAAAGGCAATGCAGTGTCTAAAAAGTGCGTGCGGAAACCAGACTGAATGGACTTTAATCCTTAATTCCtgcctgtgtgaccctgggcaggtgaCCTCACGCTCTGTGAGCCTTCCTGTCCTCATCTGTCAGGGTTCTCCTGGGTGGTGGGGAGGACTGAAATCTTTCTATGTGTGAAGGATGTAGGATGGGCACAGAGTGGGCACTTGATGTAACATACTGTCTCCGTCCTCAAGCCAATCACTGGGCTAAGGAGGAGTGTGCTGTTGCAGGGAACCTTGACCTTCAGGGACATGTTTGTGGACTTCACCCTGGAGGAGTGGCAGCAGCTGGACGCCACTCAGAAGAACCTCTGCAGGGATGTCATGCTGGAGAACTACAGCCACCTGGTCTCCGTGGGTGAGGGACCCTCCACAGGGTGACTGGAACACACCCCCtcatgtctccctctctctcggcTGCTGCAGCTCAGGGGCGTCTGGGCCCTGAATGAGTCGGGCCTCAGGCTCACGGTCAAGAATTCATAATGGCGTTTGCACCCTGCACGGGATGTCCGTGCTCTCACCTTCTCTGTGGATGGTCTGCACTGAGGGCCCGCTAGCTGGGCTCACGGGGCAGTCACCGAGGCCAGACCATCTCTGCCCTGCAAGGATGGGCCTCGGTTCCAGAATGCCTCATGTGTCAATAACAAAGTCCTCTGTCATTTCCCCTTAACAGGATACCTTATGGCCCAACCAGGTAGGATCTTCAGGTTGGGACAAGGAGAAGAGGAGGCCAGGatggcagctggaggaagcccaaCACGGAGGTGTCCAGGTGAGCTTGCGCCGGGCCAGTTGGGCCATGGCGAGGGGACCTGGTGGGTCAGGGAGAGCTTGACCTCGGGGGCGCGCCCAGGAGTTCTCAGAAACCCCAGACTTGGGGGCATAATTCAGGTCTGATGGAACGAGCTGCTGTGATATCCACACGGTGCCCCGCATGCTGCCCCTCTGCAGCCCCTTGTTCTTGGGGTTCAGACAGAGGCAGCCACTGCTGTTCTGTAGATCCCGTCTCCACCTTCCAGCATCTGGGTGGCTAGGGAGACGTGCCCAGCCttgtctccttcctcctccctctcctttctggaAGCTGTTGGGACTTTCCCCCTCTCTTGGGCATTTGCATGTTCATCAGAAGACAAGCAGATGGAGGGGTGATGTTTCCTCTTTACTTGGCATATTGTGGGCCCTCGAAGTCTGAAACACAGTCTTTAACCTCAGGGAAATTATCCTACCTGGTTTACTGGAGTTGGGATGGACAAAAAAGCTTTGCTAGTGACCTTCAGCTCTACCAGGCAAGTGAGAATGGTCTCATAGAGATTGTCCTCCAATATTTATAATGATATAATATCAATCCTATACAAACCCTTTAGgaaaataaggaggaaaaaattCCCAGCAAGTTTTTtagaccagcattaccctgacaccTGACCAAgaaattaaagggaaagaaaagtacagaccaataaATTTCATGAATATTGATGTACAAacccttaacaaaatatttagcaaatggaatccaataatatttgaaaatgaatgcaAGGTTAACATTCAGAATTCAATTTAGTTAaatatattaacagaataaaggcaaaaacatatgatcatctcaatggctACAGGAAAATAATGTGGCAAAATTAATATatgttcatgataaaaaaaaacccttaataaactaggaatagaaaggaacttcccCAATCTgttaaagggcatctacaaaacgCCAACACCATATTGAATGGTACAAGCCTAAACACTTTCTCTCAAGCTCATTAATTCTTTCCTTGGCTGTAATGAGTCTATGATGAGCCTGGCATCCCTAGGAGTAAGACTGATGGGTGCCAACAGAATTGCTGTTTAATATTACAATCAGAAAAAGGCAagctttgggaattccctggcctaACCAGGGACTAACCActggactccgcacttccattgcagAGGGCTCgaattcgatccctggtcggagaactaagaccctgcaagccaGGTGG contains the following coding sequences:
- the KRBOX4 gene encoding KRAB domain-containing protein 4 isoform X4 yields the protein MAVGTDLDPPNSAFLDLHPLSGQSQMAVSQPITGLRRSVLLQGTLTFRDMFVDFTLEEWQQLDATQKNLCRDVMLENYSHLVSVGYLMAQPGRIFRLGQGEEEARMAAGGSPTRRCPGLWKLTKGTQQIKKHLFKKNQ
- the KRBOX4 gene encoding KRAB domain-containing protein 4 isoform X5, translating into MQVHKRGKVESPLEDLHPLSGQSQMAVSQGTLTFRDMFVDFTLEEWQQLDATQKNLCRDVMLENYSHLVSVGYLMAQPGRIFRLGQGEEEARMAAGGSPTRRCPEGSNSIPGRRTKTLQARWYGEKKEKKKRQDSKRV
- the KRBOX4 gene encoding KRAB domain-containing protein 4 isoform X2 yields the protein MQVHKRGKVESPLEDLHPLSGQSQMAVSQPITGLRRSVLLQGTLTFRDMFVDFTLEEWQQLDATQKNLCRDVMLENYSHLVSVGYLMAQPGRIFRLGQGEEEARMAAGGSPTRRCPEGSNSIPGRRTKTLQARWYGEKKEKKKRQDSKRV
- the KRBOX4 gene encoding KRAB domain-containing protein 4 isoform X3; translation: MAVGTDLDPPNSAFLDLHPLSGQSQMAVSQGTLTFRDMFVDFTLEEWQQLDATQKNLCRDVMLENYSHLVSVGYLMAQPGRIFRLGQGEEEARMAAGGSPTRRCPEGSNSIPGRRTKTLQARWYGEKKEKKKRQDSKRV
- the KRBOX4 gene encoding KRAB domain-containing protein 4 isoform X1, which encodes MAVGTDLDPPNSAFLDLHPLSGQSQMAVSQPITGLRRSVLLQGTLTFRDMFVDFTLEEWQQLDATQKNLCRDVMLENYSHLVSVGYLMAQPGRIFRLGQGEEEARMAAGGSPTRRCPEGSNSIPGRRTKTLQARWYGEKKEKKKRQDSKRV